DNA from Paucidesulfovibrio gracilis DSM 16080:
CGGAGTTTCCATGCCTTTTTCCAAGCATGATCTATACGAGGATCAAACCGTTACCCAGGTAACCTGCACGGGTCCGCTTCAGGACACATCCTTTTACGGCTGCACCTTTCAGAACTGTTCTTTTCAATCCTGCCGTCTGGTGAACTGCCGGTTTGAGGATTGCACCTTTGCGCAATGCAATCTTGCACTGGCCGTAATCGACGGGACGACCTTCGCCAATGCGGAATTTCAGGACTGCAAGCTTCTGGGGATCAACTGGTCCCCGGTAGGCGGATTCTTCACGGCCCGATACAAGGGCTGCGCTATGGAGAACAACGTCTTTGCGGATTTGGGGCTTGCGGAATTCAGCTTTACGTCGTGCTCGCTCCTGAACGCCTCCTTCTTCAACACGCGGCTCACCCGGGCCGTGTTCGAGGACTGCGACCTGGCGGGCTGCCGGTTCACGGACGCGGACCTGAGCTTTGCGGACTTCAAAACCGCCCGCAACTATCACATCAACGCTGAAACCAACACGCTGCACAAAACGATATTTTCCATGCCCGAGGCGGTTTCCCTGCTCTCCAACCTGGACATTGTCCTGGATGAGGAGTGGGCCTGACCGGCATCGCGCCATAAGCCACCAAAGCCGGGGCGGAACCGGTCCCGGCCGCCTCAACCCCGGACCTTGCCGTACCCGTCCCAATGCACGCGCTCGGGATTGAAGCGGTCCTCGCTCCGGCGCTCCTGGGCCGGGTGGCCGATTACGGCAAACCCGAGAGGCTTCACATTATCCGGCAGGCCGCACATGGCCCGAAACCCGGCTTCGCGGTCGGCGATGGGGTGTACCCCTGTCCAGACCGCCCCCAATCCCTTGGCATGAACCGCCAAGAGCAGGTTCTGCATGGCTGCGGAACAATCCTGCACCCAATAGCCCGGATATTTTTCCAGGGATGTGTCGCCGCACACGAGGATGCCCAGGGGAGCACCCGCGGCCATGCCCGCATAGGGGCTGAATTCCTTGACTCGCTCCAGCAGGGCGCGATCACGAATCACCACGAACTGCCAGGCCTGGGCATTGCCTGCCGACGGAGCCATCATCGCGGCCCCCAAAAGCTCCCGCACGGTCTCGTCGCTCACGGGCTCGTCCGTATACTTCCGAATGCTGCGCCGGGTATGCATGGCTTCAAAAACATCCATGTTCATTCTCCTTGTTTGCGTTTCCCTTCATTGCGAAGTAGAAACCTTTTCATCCATTGCATCCAAAGAATCAAGTACGCACTATATTGTAGCATAGTACCAAAAAAGAAACCGCCACACGCACGCCAAACCATACAGGAGCCACCATGAGCGTTCCCACCGGGCAATGCCCGCTCAAAAAACTGGGGGACCGCAGTTACCACTGCACCTTTGAACTGACCCTGCAAATCATCGGGGGAAAGTGGAAGCCCATGATCCTGTATCACCTGGGTTGCGACGGGGTGCACCGATTCAGCGAGCTGCGCCGCGCCCTGAACGGCATCACGCAAAAAATGCTCACCCAGCAACTACGCGAGTTGGAAGCCGACGGCATGGTTCACCGCGAGGTCTACCCCCAGGTGCCGCCCAAGGTGGAATACTCCCTCACGCCCATGGGCCGCACCATCATGCCCGTGCTCCGGCAATTGTGCGCATGGGGCAGCGAATACGAACGCCTGGCCGCCCAACAAGAGCAGGCCCACCTCCAGGCGTCCTGATCAGGCAGCGTAACGAAATGACCGTGGCCTTGTGGCTGGTTCCCGACGGCATCGGGGAAATGATATGCATTCAGCTTTGCTGTTTGCTCAATTCCCCCGCACTTCGGCAAACGGCTCAGGGCTAAGGTGGGTGCCGAACGGTGTCAGCGTTTCACGACCTTTTGCCGAAAATGGATCGGAAATAAAACCAAGGCTCTTGTGTGTATTGCCGTCGCACGGTATAGACCGGGAATGAATGTCCACCCCGCCGCAAATCTATCCACTTCGACACCAACAGCCAATCTGTTGTTACGCGTTCTGGTGGTGGCGGGTGTCGTGGCTGGCCTCACGCTCTTGAGTCAATACAATTTTCTTTTATTTCATAGCCTCTCCGAACTATTCAGCATCGCCATCGGCTGGGCCGCGTTCGGCATGTGCTGGAACTCCCGCGAGCGGTTGCAAAGCGGATACCTGCTCATCCTGGGCGTGGCCCTGCTCTGCGTGGGCGCCATCGACATGGTCCACACCGTCTCGTACAAAGGCATGGGCGTCTTTCCAAAGGACGATCCCAACCTGCCCACCCAGCTTTGGATCGCGGGGCGCTATCTCAAAGGTGCGGCCTTTGTTCTGGCCGGGCTGTTCCTGAACCGCCGCATTGCCCCGTTCCCCCTGTTGACTGGATTTCTGCTGGTCACCGCGGGACTGCTCGGCTCGATCTTCCTGGGCTGGTTCCCGGATTGCTTCATCCGGGGCAGCGCTCT
Protein-coding regions in this window:
- a CDS encoding pentapeptide repeat-containing protein: MPFSKHDLYEDQTVTQVTCTGPLQDTSFYGCTFQNCSFQSCRLVNCRFEDCTFAQCNLALAVIDGTTFANAEFQDCKLLGINWSPVGGFFTARYKGCAMENNVFADLGLAEFSFTSCSLLNASFFNTRLTRAVFEDCDLAGCRFTDADLSFADFKTARNYHINAETNTLHKTIFSMPEAVSLLSNLDIVLDEEWA
- a CDS encoding nitroreductase family protein, translating into MDVFEAMHTRRSIRKYTDEPVSDETVRELLGAAMMAPSAGNAQAWQFVVIRDRALLERVKEFSPYAGMAAGAPLGILVCGDTSLEKYPGYWVQDCSAAMQNLLLAVHAKGLGAVWTGVHPIADREAGFRAMCGLPDNVKPLGFAVIGHPAQERRSEDRFNPERVHWDGYGKVRG
- a CDS encoding winged helix-turn-helix transcriptional regulator, with the translated sequence MSVPTGQCPLKKLGDRSYHCTFELTLQIIGGKWKPMILYHLGCDGVHRFSELRRALNGITQKMLTQQLRELEADGMVHREVYPQVPPKVEYSLTPMGRTIMPVLRQLCAWGSEYERLAAQQEQAHLQAS